In Acidovorax sp. 106, the following proteins share a genomic window:
- a CDS encoding O-antigen ligase — protein MQYPHVFLRTAAVFSAIAAFFSIPWTLAGANIALLCLVLTWLLAGGLRQRWDVARGNAVTLPLLALYAIILLGAAYTTAPWRVVMDHWLKYDKLLLIVIAITLLAQDEKTRERCWTAFTIAALFTLASSYLSIWWRLPWSRAQTLGWGGDHSVFKDYITQSVLMALLMLRGLYLALRANVAWQRGAWLAVAALAFVCNTQLLYGRTGYVATAVAVLAFVLALVPVRRWWMALALVAVLLAGAVLLSPTIGPRVALGLKELGEVPETTTSIGPRLYFLHYGLDLFWQKPWLGWGTGAYHGEFCRIATTPEWCAAGSFHPHNQFLFFMIEHGIPGLLAFVAVFAAALWQAARMERLDRAVAVAFVGVACVGSLTHSGIWLANEGLAYSFGLVLVLTAPLRPCAKAQAGVPA, from the coding sequence ATGCAGTATCCCCACGTTTTTCTGCGCACGGCGGCTGTTTTCAGTGCCATCGCAGCCTTCTTTTCCATCCCGTGGACGCTTGCGGGGGCCAACATCGCGCTGCTTTGCCTGGTACTTACCTGGTTGCTGGCGGGCGGTTTGCGCCAGCGTTGGGATGTCGCCCGCGGCAACGCCGTCACCCTCCCGCTGCTGGCCCTGTACGCCATCATTTTGCTGGGCGCGGCCTACACCACCGCCCCCTGGCGCGTGGTAATGGACCACTGGCTCAAGTACGACAAGCTGCTGCTCATAGTCATCGCCATCACGCTGCTGGCCCAGGATGAAAAAACCCGCGAGCGCTGCTGGACGGCTTTCACCATCGCCGCCTTGTTCACTTTGGCCAGCAGCTACCTCAGCATCTGGTGGCGGCTGCCCTGGTCGCGCGCCCAGACGTTGGGCTGGGGGGGCGACCATTCCGTGTTCAAGGACTACATCACCCAAAGCGTGCTGATGGCGCTGCTGATGCTGCGCGGCCTGTATTTGGCGCTGCGTGCCAACGTCGCTTGGCAGCGTGGCGCCTGGCTGGCCGTGGCAGCGCTGGCCTTTGTGTGCAACACGCAGTTGCTGTATGGGCGCACGGGCTATGTGGCCACGGCGGTGGCCGTGCTGGCCTTTGTGCTGGCACTGGTGCCGGTGCGTCGGTGGTGGATGGCCCTGGCACTGGTCGCCGTGCTGCTGGCGGGCGCCGTACTGCTGTCGCCCACCATTGGTCCGCGTGTGGCACTGGGCCTGAAGGAGCTGGGCGAGGTGCCCGAGACCACGACCTCCATCGGGCCGCGCCTGTATTTCCTGCACTATGGGCTGGATCTGTTCTGGCAAAAGCCCTGGCTGGGCTGGGGCACGGGGGCATACCACGGCGAGTTTTGCCGCATTGCGACCACGCCCGAGTGGTGCGCGGCGGGCTCGTTCCATCCCCACAACCAGTTCTTGTTTTTCATGATTGAGCACGGGATTCCGGGGCTGCTGGCCTTTGTGGCTGTGTTTGCTGCCGCCCTGTGGCAAGCCGCCCGGATGGAGCGGCTGGACCGCGCCGTGGCCGTTGCCTTCGTGGGGGTGGCCTGCGTGGGCAGCCTCACGCACAGCGGTATCTGGCTGGCCAACGAGGGGCTGGCCTACAGCTTTGGCCTAGTGCTGGTACTGACGGCGCCGCTGCGGCCGTGCGCCAAGGCGCAGGCTGGTGTGCCTGCCTGA
- a CDS encoding ATP-binding protein has translation MSLTNPFAQRLSLRIWLAVVAGMAVLTLAVGWAWRVAVEEGNMVQPAPHGRELLLRSADGQTVMRGYAVREPGPPGEGIDFRIETDNGEKFTLELGPKPPREDRRGERADERGGERRRALGPPGPPGGPPGGADRAFWLRPPFGFVWMLAIMGLAAALGVYPVIRRLTLRLEALQRSVKKFGEGDLSVRVPETGQDEVADLARQFNAAAARVETLVKSHKSLLANASHELRSPLTRIRMGLELMGGDQPSPAFRAEILRNIAELDQLVDEILLASRLDAREADVGTVEDVDLIGLAAEECARIDADLDVSAVPEGLEVQGISKLLRRAIRNLLENARRYSTGEITVVVQRAGSMAEVRVCDRGPGVPPAQRERIFEPFYRLPGASERSGGVGLGLALVRSIAGRHNGTVHCEDHVGGGACFVLRLPLAQPAAGPHTP, from the coding sequence ATGTCATTGACTAACCCCTTCGCCCAGCGCCTGTCTTTGCGCATCTGGCTGGCCGTGGTGGCTGGCATGGCCGTGCTGACGCTGGCCGTGGGCTGGGCCTGGCGGGTGGCGGTGGAAGAAGGCAACATGGTGCAGCCCGCTCCGCATGGGCGGGAGTTGCTGCTGCGCAGCGCCGATGGGCAGACCGTGATGCGCGGCTATGCGGTGCGCGAGCCCGGCCCGCCGGGTGAAGGCATCGATTTCCGCATTGAAACGGACAACGGCGAGAAGTTCACCCTGGAGCTGGGGCCCAAGCCCCCGCGTGAAGACCGGCGAGGCGAGCGCGCCGACGAACGCGGCGGGGAGCGGCGGCGTGCCCTAGGGCCGCCAGGCCCACCCGGTGGCCCCCCTGGCGGGGCAGACCGCGCCTTCTGGCTGCGCCCCCCGTTTGGCTTTGTATGGATGCTGGCCATCATGGGCTTGGCGGCCGCGCTGGGCGTGTACCCCGTCATCCGCCGCCTGACCCTGCGACTGGAAGCCCTGCAGCGCAGCGTGAAAAAGTTTGGCGAAGGCGACCTGTCGGTGCGCGTGCCCGAGACCGGGCAAGACGAGGTGGCCGACCTGGCCCGTCAGTTCAATGCGGCGGCCGCGCGGGTCGAGACCCTGGTCAAGTCGCACAAGTCGCTGCTGGCCAATGCCTCACATGAGTTGCGCTCACCCCTCACCCGCATCCGCATGGGGCTGGAGCTGATGGGTGGCGATCAGCCCTCGCCCGCCTTTCGCGCCGAAATCTTGCGCAACATTGCCGAGCTGGACCAGCTGGTGGATGAAATCCTGCTGGCCAGCCGCCTGGACGCCCGCGAGGCCGATGTGGGCACCGTGGAAGACGTGGACCTGATCGGCCTGGCCGCCGAGGAATGCGCCCGCATTGACGCCGACCTGGACGTGAGCGCCGTACCCGAGGGGCTGGAGGTGCAGGGCATCTCCAAGCTGCTGCGCCGCGCCATCCGCAACCTGCTGGAGAACGCCCGCCGCTACAGCACAGGCGAGATCACCGTGGTGGTGCAACGCGCGGGCAGCATGGCCGAAGTGCGCGTGTGCGACCGAGGCCCCGGCGTGCCGCCTGCGCAGCGCGAACGCATTTTTGAGCCGTTTTACCGCCTGCCCGGTGCCAGCGAACGCTCGGGCGGCGTGGGCCTGGGGCTGGCGCTGGTACGGTCGATTGCCGGGCGCCACAACGGCACCGTGCACTGCGAAGACCACGTCGGCGGAGGCGCCTGCTTTGTGCTGCGGCTGCCGCTGGCACAACCCGCCGCCGGGCCGCACACGCCGTAG
- a CDS encoding LysR family transcriptional regulator yields the protein MDLAALEIFRAVAAEGSVTRAAERLGRVQSNVTTRVQQLEEQLGAPLFLREGRRMLLTPAGESLRGYADRLLALAEEARQAVRPTYPSGRLRLGAMESTAAARLPQPLARLHAQWPEVELELTTGASAPMAEQVLAHTLDAALVAWPLQGLAPDAPMERTTVYQESLLLALPADHPPVHSPADLQLHTLAAFGTGCTYRHLGETWMQQALGSAQTTGTGTGKPPKVLELASYHAILACVAAGRCAGVVPQAVWDLMRDPPALRLVPLQHCDTVLVRRRGYQSPALDALLDTLFSLRQGHGPAVPTWISST from the coding sequence ATGGACCTTGCTGCACTGGAAATCTTTCGTGCCGTCGCCGCAGAAGGCAGCGTGACCCGGGCGGCCGAGCGGCTGGGCCGCGTGCAGTCCAACGTGACCACGCGCGTTCAGCAACTGGAGGAGCAACTGGGCGCTCCGCTGTTTTTGCGTGAAGGGCGGCGCATGCTGCTGACGCCCGCCGGTGAATCGCTGCGCGGCTATGCCGACCGCCTGCTGGCGCTGGCCGAAGAGGCCCGCCAAGCCGTGCGCCCCACCTACCCCAGCGGGCGCCTGCGCCTGGGCGCCATGGAAAGCACCGCCGCCGCACGCCTGCCGCAGCCCCTGGCACGGCTGCACGCGCAGTGGCCCGAAGTGGAGCTGGAGCTGACCACCGGCGCCTCCGCCCCGATGGCAGAGCAGGTGCTGGCCCACACCCTGGACGCGGCCCTGGTGGCCTGGCCTTTGCAGGGGCTGGCGCCCGATGCGCCAATGGAGCGCACCACGGTGTACCAGGAGTCTTTGCTGCTGGCCCTGCCCGCCGACCACCCGCCGGTGCACAGCCCGGCCGATCTGCAGTTGCACACGCTGGCCGCCTTCGGCACCGGCTGCACCTACCGCCACCTGGGTGAGACCTGGATGCAGCAGGCCCTGGGCTCCGCCCAAACCACAGGAACAGGCACAGGCAAGCCCCCCAAGGTGCTGGAGCTAGCGTCGTACCACGCCATCCTGGCCTGCGTGGCCGCAGGCCGCTGCGCGGGCGTAGTGCCCCAGGCCGTGTGGGACCTGATGCGCGATCCCCCCGCTCTGCGCCTGGTGCCGCTGCAGCACTGCGACACCGTGCTGGTGCGCCGGCGCGGCTACCAGTCGCCCGCGCTCGATGCCCTGCTGGACACCTTGTTCAGCCTGCGGCAGGGACATGGCCCTGCCGTGCCCACCTGGATTTCCTCGACCTGA
- a CDS encoding glycosyltransferase, with product MRVMHFVTGGFSGATQVAVDLCLAARSAGQDVVLVLRRKRRTTLPEKVDALRAQGLDVRVVPGWTHFATVWALRALALQWRPDILVAHGYSEHLWGRYAGLWAKVPRLVHVEHNSRERYTRWRLKQALWLADRTAATVGVSEGVREQLVARGFPAARCVAIPNGIDLERFPESALVPFAERAPGIVMAARFARQKDHATLIEAAALLKAQGVTAPVYLAGGGKAGIQKRMRALAEQRGVADQVHFLGPVADLPQRLMHNQIFVLSTHYEGMPLALVEGMAAGCACVASDVVGVRGVMQPGQTGLLVPEGDAPALAQALAGLLADPARAASLGQAARTQAVQEYRLAKMHARYQQLLERVHADGAP from the coding sequence ATGCGGGTGATGCACTTCGTCACCGGGGGGTTCTCTGGTGCCACCCAGGTGGCGGTAGACCTGTGCTTGGCCGCCCGCAGTGCGGGGCAGGACGTGGTGCTGGTGCTGCGCCGCAAGCGCCGCACCACACTACCCGAAAAAGTAGATGCTTTGCGCGCCCAGGGCCTGGACGTGCGCGTGGTGCCCGGCTGGACCCATTTCGCCACGGTGTGGGCCCTGCGCGCGCTGGCGCTGCAGTGGCGCCCCGACATCCTGGTTGCCCATGGCTACAGCGAACACCTTTGGGGGCGCTACGCAGGCCTGTGGGCCAAGGTGCCCCGCCTGGTGCATGTGGAGCACAACTCCCGCGAACGCTACACGCGCTGGCGCCTGAAGCAGGCGCTGTGGTTGGCCGATCGCACTGCGGCCACGGTGGGCGTGTCCGAAGGCGTGCGCGAGCAGCTGGTGGCGCGCGGCTTCCCGGCAGCGCGCTGCGTGGCCATTCCCAATGGCATTGACCTCGAACGCTTCCCCGAGTCGGCCCTGGTGCCCTTTGCCGAGCGCGCGCCCGGCATCGTGATGGCGGCCCGCTTTGCCCGCCAGAAGGACCATGCCACCCTGATTGAAGCTGCGGCCTTGCTCAAGGCCCAGGGCGTGACTGCCCCGGTGTACCTGGCCGGCGGCGGCAAGGCAGGCATTCAAAAGCGCATGCGCGCCTTGGCCGAGCAGCGCGGGGTGGCCGATCAAGTGCACTTTCTGGGCCCGGTGGCCGACCTGCCCCAGCGCTTGATGCACAACCAGATTTTTGTCCTCTCCACCCATTACGAAGGCATGCCTTTGGCATTGGTGGAGGGCATGGCGGCGGGTTGCGCCTGCGTGGCGTCCGATGTGGTGGGCGTGCGCGGTGTCATGCAGCCAGGCCAGACGGGCCTGCTGGTGCCAGAGGGTGACGCACCCGCCTTGGCTCAGGCGCTGGCGGGCTTGTTGGCCGACCCGGCCCGTGCAGCCAGCCTGGGCCAAGCGGCACGGACGCAGGCCGTGCAAGAGTACCGCCTGGCAAAGATGCACGCCCGCTACCAGCAGTTGCTGGAGCGCGTGCATGCCGATGGCGCACCCTGA
- a CDS encoding zinc-finger domain-containing protein → MSQAVIEVLAKDLNAQGGVFCPNPKADMKLWNSHPKVYLDVAHHGEGKCPYCGTVYRLKAGEVVRAGH, encoded by the coding sequence ATGTCGCAAGCAGTTATTGAAGTTCTGGCCAAGGATCTGAACGCCCAAGGCGGCGTGTTCTGCCCTAACCCCAAGGCCGACATGAAGCTCTGGAACAGCCACCCCAAGGTGTACCTGGACGTGGCCCACCACGGCGAGGGCAAGTGCCCTTATTGCGGCACCGTGTACCGCCTGAAGGCGGGCGAAGTCGTCCGCGCAGGGCACTGA
- a CDS encoding YbfB/YjiJ family MFS transporter, whose amino-acid sequence MSSSASASSAAPVALFDRPYTVALAGMAALAAAMGIGRFAFTPLLPMMLHDGVISLAGGSWLATANYVGYLLGALACMAFPWVAPRARQRWHAARLARWGLLATVVLTLGMALPWPWAWPALRFAAGVASALVFLNVSAWCMLRLVALGQPALGGFIFCGPGLGIALTGLSASAMVAWHWPAAAGWAVFGLLCVGLCALVWPVLQGLPQPSAASAQAPLAAPTGLGVAARSLLTLAYGLAGLGYIVTATFLPVIARAALPSDSPWPDLFWPLFGAGVAMGAALSTRTPARWDRRWLLLGAYLMQAAAIALTLVWPGAAGFALGSWLLGLPFTAITFYALQEARRVWPAAGDSFTGLLTAAYGVGQIAGPPMVAWLLHGAATQGQGFAQGLGAAAGALVVGAVVYAFMAWRWPLKAPGL is encoded by the coding sequence ATGTCCTCTTCTGCCTCGGCCTCTTCGGCTGCCCCCGTCGCCTTGTTTGACCGCCCCTACACCGTGGCCCTGGCGGGCATGGCAGCGCTGGCGGCTGCGATGGGCATTGGCCGCTTTGCCTTTACCCCGCTGCTGCCCATGATGCTGCACGACGGGGTGATATCGCTGGCCGGTGGCAGCTGGCTGGCCACCGCCAACTATGTGGGCTACCTGCTGGGGGCGCTGGCCTGCATGGCCTTCCCGTGGGTGGCGCCGCGCGCGCGCCAGCGCTGGCATGCAGCGCGGCTGGCGCGCTGGGGGCTGCTGGCCACGGTGGTGTTGACTCTGGGCATGGCCTTGCCGTGGCCCTGGGCCTGGCCCGCACTGCGCTTTGCCGCAGGGGTGGCCAGCGCCCTGGTGTTTTTGAACGTCTCGGCCTGGTGCATGTTGCGCCTGGTGGCGCTGGGGCAGCCTGCGCTCGGGGGCTTCATTTTTTGCGGGCCGGGGCTGGGCATTGCGCTCACGGGCTTGTCGGCCAGCGCCATGGTGGCCTGGCACTGGCCCGCAGCGGCGGGCTGGGCTGTGTTTGGCTTGCTGTGCGTGGGGCTGTGCGCCTTGGTGTGGCCGGTGCTGCAAGGCTTGCCCCAGCCCAGCGCCGCCAGCGCGCAGGCCCCGTTGGCGGCGCCCACCGGGTTGGGCGTGGCGGCACGCAGCCTGCTCACGCTGGCCTACGGGTTGGCGGGGCTGGGGTACATCGTCACGGCCACGTTTTTGCCGGTGATTGCCCGGGCGGCCTTGCCCAGCGATTCCCCTTGGCCCGATTTGTTCTGGCCGCTGTTTGGCGCGGGTGTTGCCATGGGCGCGGCGCTATCGACGCGCACCCCCGCGCGGTGGGACAGGCGCTGGCTGCTGTTGGGGGCCTATTTGATGCAGGCAGCCGCCATTGCCTTGACCCTGGTGTGGCCCGGCGCCGCAGGGTTTGCGTTGGGCAGTTGGTTGCTGGGCTTGCCCTTCACGGCCATCACCTTCTATGCCCTGCAAGAGGCACGCCGGGTGTGGCCTGCGGCGGGAGACAGCTTTACGGGCCTGCTGACGGCTGCCTATGGCGTGGGGCAGATCGCAGGCCCACCTATGGTGGCGTGGCTGCTGCACGGTGCCGCTACGCAGGGCCAGGGGTTTGCACAGGGACTGGGTGCTGCCGCCGGAGCGCTGGTGGTGGGGGCCGTGGTATATGCCTTCATGGCGTGGCGCTGGCCCTTGAAGGCTCCCGGCCTTTGA
- a CDS encoding nitronate monooxygenase family protein, giving the protein MSYSLLQRLPITLPIVQGPMTGADSPALAAAISAAGGLGMLGCGMRSPAAMAEAAAAVRQLTDRPFGMNLFVQATPTPDAATVEAALQRLAPLYAELGLAPEVPAQWCEDFGTQLEALAALRPAVASFTFGILTSAQVARLQAVGCLVVGTATTVAEAQAWAAVGADAVCASGMEAGGHRGTFLGDFQSSLVGTLALVPQCVDALDIPVIAAGGIMDGRGIAAAQALGAQAVQMGTAFLTCPESSISPAYRQALVQAKDTDTRLTRIFSGRPARGIVNPMMETMAADEANVPAYPVQNALTGALRRAAAAQGRSSHLSLWAGQGVAAVRPQPAAQLVATLAEEWRAACRQLSAATAH; this is encoded by the coding sequence ATGAGCTATTCACTTTTGCAGCGCCTGCCCATCACCCTGCCCATCGTCCAGGGCCCCATGACGGGTGCTGACAGCCCCGCGCTGGCCGCTGCCATATCGGCTGCGGGCGGGCTGGGCATGCTGGGCTGCGGCATGCGCTCGCCCGCCGCCATGGCCGAGGCTGCGGCCGCCGTGCGCCAGCTGACGGACCGGCCCTTTGGCATGAACCTCTTTGTGCAAGCCACCCCCACCCCTGATGCGGCCACGGTGGAGGCAGCGCTGCAGCGCCTGGCGCCTCTGTATGCCGAGCTGGGCCTCGCACCCGAGGTGCCCGCGCAGTGGTGCGAAGACTTTGGCACCCAGCTGGAAGCCCTGGCGGCGCTGCGCCCGGCAGTGGCCAGCTTCACCTTTGGCATCCTGACCTCCGCGCAAGTGGCGCGCTTGCAAGCCGTGGGCTGCCTGGTGGTGGGCACGGCCACCACGGTGGCCGAGGCCCAGGCCTGGGCGGCAGTGGGGGCAGACGCAGTGTGTGCCAGCGGCATGGAGGCCGGTGGCCACCGGGGTACGTTTTTGGGCGATTTCCAGTCGAGCCTGGTGGGCACCCTGGCGCTGGTGCCCCAATGCGTGGATGCGCTGGACATCCCGGTGATTGCAGCGGGCGGCATCATGGACGGGCGCGGCATTGCAGCCGCCCAGGCCCTGGGCGCGCAGGCGGTGCAGATGGGCACAGCCTTTTTGACCTGCCCCGAGTCCAGCATCAGCCCCGCCTACCGCCAGGCCCTGGTGCAGGCCAAGGACACCGATACGCGACTGACCCGCATCTTCTCGGGCCGCCCCGCGCGCGGCATCGTCAACCCCATGATGGAAACCATGGCGGCCGATGAAGCGAACGTGCCCGCCTACCCCGTGCAAAACGCGCTGACCGGCGCCCTGCGCCGCGCCGCAGCCGCCCAGGGCCGCTCCAGCCATTTGTCGCTGTGGGCTGGCCAAGGGGTGGCAGCCGTGCGGCCCCAGCCTGCAGCCCAGCTGGTAGCGACACTGGCCGAGGAATGGCGGGCGGCTTGCAGGCAGCTCAGCGCGGCCACCGCGCACTGA
- a CDS encoding glycosyltransferase family 25 protein, with translation MSLPIVFINLDRDAERRTRLLAELQSIDMPSERFPAVWWADVPPEQASRWYSDRLNARQYYKPLRNGEKGCYASHIGAWQQLLANDAPALVVLEDDVRLTPQFAEVVNAIAALQAPWDMVKLLGRDREKVRSARPLVPGTALVDYSRVPSMTAGYVISRAGAAKLLAHRQPFGRPIDVDLRFWWEGDPLRILGVSPSAIALDDTSEVSSIWDTRDTLTPGQRWRKFTMKLALTVGNAWHRRRLPRL, from the coding sequence ATGAGCCTGCCCATCGTCTTCATCAACCTGGACCGCGACGCCGAGCGCCGCACGCGGCTGCTGGCCGAGTTGCAGTCCATCGACATGCCCAGCGAGCGCTTTCCTGCCGTGTGGTGGGCGGACGTGCCCCCCGAGCAAGCCAGCCGCTGGTACAGCGACCGCCTGAATGCGCGCCAGTACTACAAGCCCCTGCGCAACGGAGAAAAAGGCTGCTATGCCAGCCACATCGGTGCCTGGCAACAGCTGCTGGCCAACGATGCCCCCGCCCTGGTGGTGCTGGAGGACGATGTGCGCCTGACCCCGCAGTTTGCCGAGGTGGTGAATGCCATTGCCGCTCTGCAAGCGCCGTGGGACATGGTGAAGCTATTGGGCCGCGACCGCGAGAAGGTGCGGTCCGCACGCCCCCTGGTGCCAGGCACCGCGCTGGTGGACTACAGCCGCGTGCCGAGCATGACGGCGGGCTACGTGATCAGCCGCGCCGGTGCCGCCAAGCTGCTGGCGCACCGCCAGCCTTTTGGCCGACCGATTGATGTGGATTTGCGCTTCTGGTGGGAAGGCGACCCACTGCGCATCTTGGGCGTCTCGCCCTCGGCCATTGCACTGGACGACACCAGCGAGGTCAGCAGCATCTGGGACACCCGCGACACCCTCACCCCCGGCCAGCGCTGGCGCAAGTTCACGATGAAGCTGGCTCTGACGGTAGGCAATGCCTGGCACCGCCGTCGTTTGCCCCGCCTTTAG